The stretch of DNA CACTCTAGGACAAGGGCTTCCAGGCACAGATTCGGCATCTCTAACCAGCCCTACAGTGCCAAACTCTGATACCGATAACTTCGCAGGAGAGAAACTTTTCTGGGATCTGGCGGTCCCGGCCCGCTGCGGATTCTGGAGTGGGGCAGGGACACGCCTGCATCACTTCACCAGAAAATCACCGCTCAAAACCCCACTGCGGATGGGCTCGGGATCTCCCTGCCCAGAGTCGATGCCagctggggggggagggggctaaAGTGGGGGCCGCCGCGCGCGGGGGAAGGGGCTCTGGGCCCGAGACCCGCGCTGCCGGCCGGTGCCGTCCTTACCGTGCAGACCGTTGGGGATGCTTCGGTGGTGTGGCGGCGCCGACAGGTCGTCCAGGGACCTACGCGTGGCGACCGCCTTGCCGTCGGGGGCCTTGTGCGGCCCTGGGGGCAGCAGCGGGGGCGGGACATGGTGGTGGTGGTCTGGGCTGCCGCCGCTGCCGGCGCTCGAGGTGCTGCTGCCATCGCCCACGTCGCGGGTGCCCGCGCCCGCCGCGCCTCCCGCCAGCGGCCCGCTCAGGCTGGCCTGGCTGTCGATGGAGCTGCGGgagcccgcgccgccgccgccgccgcccgcgccgccAGGGCCGCCCGCCAACGCCGCGCGCTCCTCGTccagcagcagcaccagctccTTGAGCTCTAGGTTCTCGCGCAGTAGGGCCTCCTGGCGCGCCTCGAGCTCGCGCAGCTTCTGCTGCGAGCGGGCCACCTCGTGCCACACGGCACCGGCCGCGTGGCGCCCGAAGCGCTGCCACTCGCGCGCCAGCTTGCGCCCCTTCTGCCGGTCGTCGTCGAGGAAACAGCAGAGCTCGCGCAGCTCCTGGTTGTCGTCCTGCAGCCGCTGGTTCACGTCCTTGAGGCCGCGGATCTCCAGCAGGTGCTGCTGCAGCCGCCGGTTCACGTCGCGCATCAGGCCGCCGTGCTCAAGCATGAGGCCCACCTTCTCGCCCTCCGCGCGCCGCAGCCGCCGCGCCAGCTCCTCCTTGCTCCAGCGCAGCAGCTCCTCGTCCGGCACCTGGCTCAGCTCCTccgacgccgccgccgccgccgccgccgccgccgccgccgggggcTTCGCCATGGCGGGGCCGTCACCACGGCATCGCCCGTGCCCTCGCCCGGCCGGCGCTCCCCGTGCCGGGGCTGCGCTGGGCCGGTCCGTGCGCGGGCGGGGGGCGGCCGGGGGCGCGTGCGGCTGGCCCTGCGCCGCCTCGCGCGTCCTCACGTAGCGCCTGCCCGGGCCGCCCGAGAACCCGCGCGTCCCAAGGCTCGGCGAGCTGCTACCACCGCTGCGTCGGCGGCCGCCGTGCCGGGCGCTCCTCGGGCTCAGGCAAAGCAGGCGGAGGCCCGCCCCCGGCCCAGCTCCGGAGCCCCAGCCGCCCCGCCCACTccgggcggggaggggcggggcgccGCGGTCGGGCCCCGCCTCCGAGGAAAAGAGAGGGTGGGCGGAGGGGCGGCAGGCCCCCCACGTCCTCCCCTACGCCGTGCGCCCGCCCGCCCGGCGCCTTGCCAGAGGCGCGCTCTAGACGCGgtcccgcccccccagcccgtcTGATTGGACCTCTCCGGGGGTGTGTGGGAGGGGCGGGGCGCACGCGGGGGACGCCACGGAGATGGTACAGTCCACCCGCCTGGCTGCCAACCCTCCCCTCTTGGCCGTTCAAGTTTCTGCGCCCGGAGGACGCGGCCTCCGCCAATCCCAGGGCTACAGGGCGCTTTTAAAATGCAGGTACGGCTGCGGGGAGGGAGACGGTGGGAAAGGTAGGGCAGGGCTTCCCTTAAAGGAGACGCGCGGAAATGGGCGCCCAGCCCCTTCCTGGGCTCTCGTGCCGCGCCCGCCCTTCCCcgccccaaataaacaaatacccAGGATCCGGAGGAcagctccccttctccctcccggGGGCACCAGAGTCCAGCTTAGTCTGAGATACGACGGACAATAGGACACTTGACACGGGGGTCGCTCTCTCCGGCGGCAGATCGGCTCTTtgtccccttccctgcccccggCTCCTCCGCCCTCgtccccacccccgtcccctgCCGGAGCGCGCAGAGGTTGCTGCGTTTCCACTTCAGCGCAGGGCTGTGGCTCCGGCGCCTAAGCACCGGGATGGCCAGGGCCTCGCCAACAGCCCCCGAGCACTGTCTGTACCCTCTTCCCTGCCCCGAGGTGACGAGGGCGCTGGAACACACGCCATTCCCCCGGTCCCAGAATTCGGGAGAGAATCAGGGATTCGCGACTTAGAGCCCACTGGGTAGGGTGGAGAAAGGTCTCCCACTGGGATCTTAACTCGAGGGACGCCGAGTCGTTGGCAAAAAACCCTCCCCACCAGCCAGCCTCGCCCGGCACCCGAGCCTTCCCACTGGCTGTGAGTCCATCTCGTTATCCTCGCGTCCCAAAAGCGCATTTACAGCGCGTCTGCCGCCAGCCTGGCGGAGGGGGCGTCCCTCCCCAAGGACCACAAGAAGATAAAACCCGCGCACTCGACTGTGAGCGCCACGGCCCGGAGCGCGCGCCCGCACAACAGCTGATGTCCCCACTTACAGTTGCTCAGCCGTTCACTCGACAATTGTGTATAGCACCTAGTCTAAGCCAGGCCTGATCTGGACAACTGGGGGATTCTGGTGGGGACAACTTTGCACTCTGCGGGGGCCGAGGGGGCGGGGAGAAGATAATAAACAAACTATATAACTGTGAGTGTAATAAGTGCAGTGCAGGGAATTAAGACAAGCTGCTGTCGCAGAAAGTGATTATCAGTTACTTTAGATCCCGTGGTCAGGGAGGACCTCAGAGGAGGTGTGTCTGAGCTGATGTCTGAGTGACAAGAGGGACAAAGATAAGGGGAAGGGCACTCCAGGGCAGAAGCCCTAGGGTTGGCCTGTTAGGGGCCTATTCAAGGAGGTCCAGTGGGCTGGCAGTGGGCCTGGGGTGAGAGGGGGATTCATCCAGATTCTAAGGCAGCTGGGAAAGCAGTGGGGGGTTAGCAGGATGCTAGATGACCTGATTTGCCTTTTAAGAGCTCTCTCTGGCCCGTATATGGGGaagggatggggggtgggagagTGGTCCATTCCCCAGCCTTCTGCCCTTCTGTCCACATAGATGTTCAGGAAAgactggtggggagggggtgagctGGAGGGGCATAACTTTGAGGGTCAAGCCCCAGGGTAGCCCGAGGGTCCCCAGACTGGTGAGCCAGCTCCTGGATCCTGGGTGGAGAGGGTCAGCCACCCCACTGGGGCAGGATGCTTTGAGAGCCCAGCCGAGTTTGGTTTTGAGGAGGGAAAGGGTTCCAGTTCCCATTTGGGAAGGGAAGGCAACGTGtttggaggggttttttttgggggggggcagtgtttttgcttgtttgttttttggtcttgttttgttttgctgtggtgttgagcagcagcttgatgtgggatctcagttcccagagcagggattgaactcagccACAGTGGTGAaggcactgaatcctaaccactagaccaccgaGGAACTCTTAGCCTGCAAGTCTTTCTTAGCCTCAAAAGGCCAACCAAATTAACTAGCTCCCAGGAGGCTCTCCCCAGAAGAAAGCCTGTGCAGAGAGCTGCtcccaggagagggaggggtgagCATAGAGAACACGGGTTCACTAGGGAAGTCGCAGAGGTGATGAACCCTGTGCTTGCGGGAAGCCCCCATCAATTTGTGCATGGCCCCAGGGGGTTCCTGTGGCCTGCATCTCAGTCCTTCGGTCCACCAGACTTTCCCAAAAAAATCCAATGCCTCCATCAAGATGGAGTTTGcttggagatcccgtcgtggcgcagtggctaacaactccgactaggaaccaagaggttgcgggttcgatccccggccttgctcagcgggttaaggatccggcgttgccgtgagctgtggtgtaggttgcagatgcggctcagatcccacattgctgtggctctggcgtaggctggtggctagagctccgattcgacccctagcctgggaacttccatatgccgcaggagcagccctagaaatggcaaaaaaaaaaaaaaaaaaaaagcccaagcaGGCAGCCCCTCCTGTGATGGGTGGTTTTCGTCTGCCTCCTCTCACCACCCCCCCGACCCCCTTCACTCCCACATCCCCATGATGTAAGCTCCCACTCTTCTCTGGGACCCTCAGGGCTTGGCCTGGATGGCACCCCGGGCATCTGCAGCTGCACCATTTACCTCAGACACccctgggccacacccacatgccccctgcccccccccagccTCCAGATGCCCTGCCCACCAGGCCTGGGCTGCAGCCCTCTGCCCAGTGTCTACAACCAGCAatgctgcccctccccagcctgcctcTGCAGAGAGCAGAGACCAGTCCCTGGTGCCTGAATATTTCATGCTCTGCGGGTGGAATGAATGTCAGCGAAGGCCTTAATTGTTAATGTGGCTTCTGCCGGCTGCTGGCCCAGCTGCCCCCGCCCCGTCCAGCCGACACTCCTTCTGTTTAACACAACTTCCTGCGACCGCGCTGGGTGAGGCTGTTCTGAAGGGACCTTGCTCCCCTGGTCCCCCAGCTGAGCCCCCGGCTGGGCAGAGAAGCTGTGACATGAGTAAATTTAACAAGCAGCAAACAAAACTATGAGGTCCATAGTTTTGTTTGCTGCTGCTGTCCCTTGCCCTCGACAGAGACCCTGGGAACTCAGGGGCTGCTTGTGGATGAGTGAATAAGGCAGGAGCCAGTGGGGTGAGTAGAAAGGCCCTGGatacagggaggaggagggagtggggcgatgaggagcttggggttagtagatgcaaactatgacatttagaaaggaaaagctatgaggtcctgctgcccagcacagggaactcgatccAATCACTTGGGcttgaacatgatggaagatgagatgagaaaaagaatgtatgtatatgtatgactgggtcactttgctgtccagcagaaattgacagaacattgtaaaccaactatattttaaaaaatttttgaaaaggaggtcccgtcgtggctcagcggtaatgaacctgactagtatccgtgaggacgtgggctccatccctggcctcgctcagtgggttaaggatcctgggttgccatgagctgtggtgtaggtcacagacgcggcttggattccgcattgccgtgactgtggtgcaggccgaggctacagcttcaacttgacccctggcctgggaacctccagatgccatgggtgcatccctaaaaagacaagcaaaacaaaacaaaacaaaaagacaggctCAAACCTGAGCCGCACAGTAGAGCAGGTGGGTGCTGGCCTGCCAAAGAAAGGGCTAAGAGGCCTGGAATGAGTCTCTTGAGGCTCTGAGAAGCTGAGAGAAGCCTATTCTGAAGCAAAGGCTCAGCCTGGCTAAGACCCAACACAGGGACACACCTTTGCTGAgtggaatcactttttttttttttttttgtcattttagggctgcatccacggcatatggaagttcacagactaggggacgaagcttccagcctgtgccacaaccacagcaactcaggatctgagccacatctgtgacctacaccacagctcagggccatgccggatccttaacccaccaagtgaggccagggatggaacctgcatccttatggatcctagtcagattcctttcccctgcgccatagcgggaactcccaacatgtaAACAATATTGACTTAACCAAACTTGTATTATGGTCCTACTGGGAGGATGGGGACATAAGCCGACTAAACCCTCCTGGTCCCTAAGAGAAAAGCAGTGATAATGCCCATGTTAGAGACCCAAAGAAGAGCAGTGGGTTGTTTTCAAATGAGGAGATAAGTCTGGAATAATCGTAGGCAGCTGCCTCTGGGAGGCAGGAATCAGGGGTGGAGACTTGAAGCAAGGGATTCTTTTCTGGGTTTatcattgttgttttgtttgtttgtttttgtttttgtcttttcagggctgtgcccttagcatatagaagttcccaggcaaggagtccaaTTGgggctacggctgccagcctacatcacagccacagccgccaggatctgagcctcatccgcgacctacaccacagtttgggggcaataccagattctttaacccactgagcaagaccagggatcgaacccacatcctcaaggatactagtcaggttgattaccactgagccatgacaggaactccctgtttgttttttaagctttatacttttatttgatttttactttttgtacatgtggtttttttgttttttaatttttattatagtctatttacaatgttttgtcaatttctgctatacagcaaccTGACCCAGTCATACGCATACCTTCTTTATCTCACATTGTACATGTGTTTTTATAAGCACCGTatacatgtgtttttaaattaagattaaaaaacaaaacaaaacctggcaTTGGACTTTTCCTTACAAACCCTTGAAGCTAGAAGATCACAGAGCAATCAGTTGCCTTAAAAGTCTCAGGGAAAAGGATTTCCTGCCTGGATTCTAAGCCCCAGAGAGAATCAGCCAAGTATGAGACCAGAATATAAACATTTTCAGATATGCAaggtcaccaaaaaaaaaatactgctttgcACCTCTCCGGAAGCTTTTGAAGTACATGCCCCCCCTAGGAGCTAAGAGCAGGCAGGTTGGGAATAGGATGGCTTTCCCTGGAAGGGAGGGTCCTTCCCTGGAGGAGCAGTGGGTGGGGTAGGCCCAGGCTGGCTGGGCACAGGCCCTAAGCTGCAGAGGGTGGAGGGCTAGATAAGATAGCCAGATGCCTGAGCATTTGACCTACTGCCACTAGGTTAGAGTGGAGCCcatggaaaaaaggaagaagagataaaTAATTACCTGGCaggggggggttgcttttttgctttttctgccttttttttttttagggctgcacctgcagcatatggagattcccaggctaggggttgcatcagagctgcacctgccggcctacaccacagccacagcaacgccagatctgagccgtgtctgtgacctacaccactgctcatggaaacaccagatccttaacccaccgagcaaggccagggatcgaacccacaaccttatggttccttgtcagattcatttccactgtgccacgatgggaactcccttggcagggtttttttttaaggtgcgTTAACTCCAGGCCATCAACCAACAAAACTCCACCAAGAAAGGAATCACTAGGTGACTGTCACAAATAATGTTGACATTATCGTAATAAccccctggacagctggtcaccTAAAAATGGAGCAGAAGTCTCTAGGAGATGCCAGGGGTgcggggagggcggggcggggatGAGAGCGTTTAGGAGAGCTGAAGCCTCCTCTGTTACAACCTGGAGGAATTCTAGAAAAGTTGAGAATTGAAAAGtcgagggggaggggctgggaaaataaagaaccaaaaaaaaaaaaaatcgagaaaTACCAACAGAAACATCTTCCTGAGAAAATACGGAGGCCAGAACCAGAAGGAAGAGCTAAATGTGGAAACAGGCCG from Sus scrofa isolate TJ Tabasco breed Duroc chromosome 7, Sscrofa11.1, whole genome shotgun sequence encodes:
- the CCDC85C gene encoding coiled-coil domain-containing protein 85C isoform X2, with protein sequence MAKPPAAAAAAAAAAASEELSQVPDEELLRWSKEELARRLRRAEGEKVGLMLEHGGLMRDVNRRLQQHLLEIRGLKDVNQRLQDDNQELRELCCFLDDDRQKGRKLAREWQRFGRHAAGAVWHEVARSQQKLRELEARQEALLRENLELKELVLLLDEERAALAGGPGGAGGGGGGAGSRSSIDSQASLSGPLAGGAAGAGTRDVGDGSSTSSAGSGGSPDHHHHVPPPLLPPGPHKAPDGKAVATRRSLDDLSAPPHHRSIPNGLHDPSFTYIRQLDTKVKLLEGDKLLAQAGSGEFRTLRKGFSPYHSESQLPSLPPSYQESLQNGPACPVPELSSPPSAGYSAAGQKPEAVVHAMKVLEVHENLDRQLQDSCEEDLSEKEKAIVREMCNVVWRKLGDAASSKPSIRQHLSGNQFKGPL
- the CCDC85C gene encoding coiled-coil domain-containing protein 85C isoform X1, with the protein product MAKPPAAAAAAAAAAASEELSQVPDEELLRWSKEELARRLRRAEGEKVGLMLEHGGLMRDVNRRLQQHLLEIRGLKDVNQRLQDDNQELRELCCFLDDDRQKGRKLAREWQRFGRHAAGAVWHEVARSQQKLRELEARQEALLRENLELKELVLLLDEERAALAGGPGGAGGGGGGAGSRSSIDSQASLSGPLAGGAAGAGTRDVGDGSSTSSAGSGGSPDHHHHVPPPLLPPGPHKAPDGKAVATRRSLDDLSAPPHHRSIPNGLHDPSFTYIRQLDTKVKLLEGDKLLAQQAGSGEFRTLRKGFSPYHSESQLPSLPPSYQESLQNGPACPVPELSSPPSAGYSAAGQKPEAVVHAMKVLEVHENLDRQLQDSCEEDLSEKEKAIVREMCNVVWRKLGDAASSKPSIRQHLSGNQFKGPL